A stretch of Corynebacterium timonense DNA encodes these proteins:
- a CDS encoding acyl-CoA carboxylase subunit beta, with product MTVSSHLSELDALDGPQTTAQKIADLKRRRAEAQTPMGEKAHEKVRESGRLTARERLDYLLDEGSFVETDQLVRHRTHEFGMQARRPLTDGIVTGWGTIDGREVCVFSQDGTVFGGALGEVYGEKMVKIQQLAVTTGRPLIGLYEGAGARIQEGAVSLDWIAQTFRQNVEASGVVPQISVIMGACAGGNAYSPALTDFVVMVDQKSRMFVTGPDVITTVTGEQITQEELGGAWVHMTQAGNCHYVASSDEDALDWVTDLVGYLPSSARHTPPAEPADPEPEITAADLELDEIIPDSPNQPYDVREVITRLADDGEFFEIMEKRAENVVTALARIDGEVVAFLANQPSVFAGCLDIDSSEKAARFVRTVDAFNIPLVLLVDVPGFLPGASQEHGGILRRGAKLLYAYAEATVPKITVTMRKSYGGAYCVMGSKGLGADVNLAWPTAQIAVMGAAGAVGFINRKDIKAARASGMDGEELAELIKSYEREYEDAILNPYRAAERGLIDAVILPSETRQAVAANLRLYRDKTVSRPARKHGNMPL from the coding sequence ATGACGGTTTCTTCCCACCTCAGCGAACTGGACGCCCTCGACGGGCCCCAGACCACTGCCCAGAAGATCGCGGACCTGAAGAGGCGCCGCGCCGAAGCACAGACCCCGATGGGCGAGAAAGCTCACGAGAAGGTGCGTGAATCCGGGCGCCTCACCGCCCGGGAGCGCCTGGACTACCTCCTCGACGAGGGCTCCTTCGTCGAGACCGACCAGCTGGTGCGCCACCGCACCCACGAGTTCGGGATGCAGGCGCGGCGCCCGCTCACCGACGGCATCGTCACCGGCTGGGGCACCATCGACGGCCGCGAGGTCTGCGTGTTCTCCCAGGACGGCACCGTCTTCGGCGGGGCGCTCGGCGAGGTCTACGGCGAAAAGATGGTGAAAATCCAACAGCTCGCCGTCACCACCGGCCGCCCGCTCATCGGCCTCTACGAGGGCGCCGGGGCCCGCATCCAGGAGGGCGCGGTCTCCCTCGACTGGATCGCCCAAACCTTCCGCCAGAACGTCGAGGCCTCCGGCGTCGTTCCGCAGATCTCCGTGATCATGGGCGCCTGCGCCGGCGGCAACGCCTACTCCCCTGCGCTGACGGACTTCGTGGTCATGGTGGACCAGAAGTCGCGCATGTTCGTCACCGGCCCCGACGTCATCACCACCGTCACCGGCGAGCAGATCACCCAGGAGGAACTCGGCGGCGCGTGGGTGCACATGACGCAGGCCGGCAACTGCCACTACGTCGCCTCCTCCGACGAGGACGCCCTCGATTGGGTCACCGACCTCGTCGGCTACTTGCCCTCGAGCGCGCGCCACACTCCCCCGGCCGAGCCCGCGGACCCCGAGCCCGAGATCACAGCCGCCGACCTCGAACTCGACGAGATCATCCCCGACTCGCCCAACCAGCCCTACGACGTGCGCGAGGTGATCACGCGCCTCGCCGACGACGGGGAGTTCTTCGAAATCATGGAAAAGCGCGCGGAGAACGTCGTCACCGCGCTCGCGCGTATCGACGGCGAAGTCGTCGCCTTCCTGGCCAACCAGCCGAGCGTCTTCGCCGGCTGCCTCGACATCGACTCCAGCGAGAAGGCCGCCCGCTTCGTGCGCACCGTCGACGCCTTCAACATCCCCCTCGTGCTGCTCGTCGACGTGCCCGGCTTCCTGCCCGGCGCGAGCCAGGAGCACGGCGGCATCCTGCGCCGCGGCGCGAAGCTGCTCTACGCCTACGCCGAGGCCACGGTGCCCAAGATCACCGTCACCATGCGCAAGTCCTACGGCGGCGCCTACTGCGTGATGGGCTCGAAGGGCCTAGGCGCCGACGTCAACCTCGCGTGGCCCACCGCGCAGATCGCGGTGATGGGCGCGGCGGGCGCCGTCGGCTTCATCAACCGCAAAGACATCAAGGCCGCCCGCGCGTCCGGGATGGACGGCGAGGAGCTCGCCGAGCTGATCAAGAGCTACGAGCGCGAGTACGAAGACGCCATCTTGAACCCCTACCGCGCCGCCGAGCGCGGGCTGATCGACGCCGTCATCCTGCCCTCGGAGACCCGCCAGGCCGTGGCCGCCAACCTGCGCCTGTACCGGGACAAGACCGTCTCTCGCCCCGCCCGCAAGCACGGCAACATGCCGCTGTAA